In the genome of Pseudomonas putida, one region contains:
- a CDS encoding ABC transporter ATP-binding protein, whose translation MSDDIILSVDNLMMQFGGIKALSDVSLKVRRNQIFALIGPNGAGKTTVFNCLTGFYKASGGRIELNVRGGRTNVIQLLGERFQATDFVSPARFANRLYYKMFGGTHLVNRAGLARTFQNIRLFKEMSVVENLLVAQHMWVNRNLLAGVLNTKAYRKAESDALDHAFYWLEVVDLVDCANRLAGELSYGQQRRLEIARAMCTRPKIICLDEPAAGLNPQETEALSRMIRVLRDEHDITVVLIEHDMGMVMSISDHIVVLDHGNVIAEGAPQDIRNNPTVIAAYLGADEEELV comes from the coding sequence ATGAGCGACGATATCATTCTCTCGGTCGACAACCTGATGATGCAGTTCGGCGGCATCAAGGCGCTCAGCGATGTCAGCCTGAAGGTCCGGCGCAACCAGATCTTCGCCCTGATCGGCCCCAACGGTGCTGGCAAGACCACTGTGTTCAACTGCCTGACCGGGTTCTACAAGGCCAGTGGCGGGCGCATCGAACTGAACGTGCGCGGTGGCCGCACCAACGTCATCCAGTTGTTGGGCGAACGTTTCCAGGCGACGGACTTCGTGTCCCCGGCGCGCTTTGCCAACCGCTTGTACTACAAGATGTTCGGCGGTACCCACTTGGTGAACCGCGCGGGCCTGGCCCGGACGTTCCAGAACATTCGCCTGTTCAAGGAAATGTCGGTGGTGGAGAACCTGCTGGTGGCCCAGCACATGTGGGTCAACCGCAACCTGCTGGCCGGTGTGCTCAACACCAAGGCCTACCGCAAGGCCGAAAGCGATGCCCTGGACCACGCGTTCTACTGGCTGGAGGTGGTCGATCTGGTCGACTGTGCCAACCGCCTGGCCGGCGAGCTGTCCTACGGGCAGCAGCGCCGCCTGGAGATCGCCCGGGCCATGTGCACACGACCGAAGATCATCTGTCTGGACGAACCGGCTGCCGGCCTCAACCCCCAGGAAACCGAAGCCCTGAGCCGCATGATCCGTGTGCTGCGCGATGAACACGACATCACCGTGGTGCTCATCGAGCACGACATGGGCATGGTCATGAGCATCTCGGACCATATCGTGGTGCTCGACCACGGCAACGTGATCGCCGAAGGCGCCCCGCAGGATATCCGCAACAACCCGACGGTGATCGCCGCCTACCTGGGTGCCGACGAAGAGGAACTGGTATGA
- the livM gene encoding high-affinity branched-chain amino acid ABC transporter permease LivM, producing the protein MSAANTVSSGFDIKRSLLETIVAGLLALIVFGPVVGVVLDGYSFNAEPKRVAWLVGGVMLGRFVLSLFLQTASGQRMLQGFESGGSGVHVLAPDYKSRLRYIIPALIVIAIVFPIFANKYLLTVVILGLIYVLLGLGLNIVVGLAGLLDLGYVAFYAIGAYGLALGYQYLGLGFWSVLPLAAIAAALAGCILGFPVLRMHGDYLAIVTLGFGEIIRLVLNNWLSFTGGPNGMPAPSPTFFGLEFGRRAKDGGVPIHEFFGFDYNANLKFVFIYAVLFIVVLAVLYIKHRLTRMPVGRAWEALREDEIACRSMGLNHVLVKLSAFTLGASTAGLAGVFFATYQGFVNPSSFTFFESALILAIVVLGGMGSTVGVVIAAFVLTVAPELLRSFSEYRVLLFGVLMVLMMIWRPRGLIRISRAGVTPRKGVAP; encoded by the coding sequence ATGTCTGCTGCCAATACTGTTTCTTCCGGTTTCGACATCAAGCGCAGCCTGCTGGAGACGATTGTCGCCGGTCTGCTCGCACTGATCGTTTTTGGCCCTGTCGTCGGCGTGGTGCTCGACGGCTACAGCTTCAACGCAGAACCCAAGCGCGTGGCCTGGCTGGTCGGTGGGGTGATGCTGGGGCGCTTCGTCCTCAGCCTGTTCCTGCAGACCGCCTCGGGGCAGCGCATGCTCCAGGGCTTTGAAAGCGGCGGGTCGGGCGTGCATGTGCTGGCGCCTGACTACAAGTCGCGGCTGCGCTACATCATCCCGGCGCTGATCGTCATCGCCATCGTGTTTCCGATCTTCGCCAACAAGTATCTGCTCACCGTGGTCATCCTCGGCCTGATCTATGTGCTGCTGGGCTTGGGTCTGAATATCGTGGTGGGCCTGGCGGGCCTGCTCGATCTGGGCTACGTGGCATTCTACGCCATCGGTGCCTACGGCCTGGCCCTGGGCTACCAGTACCTGGGCCTGGGCTTCTGGAGCGTCCTGCCGCTGGCGGCCATCGCCGCGGCATTGGCCGGATGCATCCTGGGCTTTCCGGTGTTGCGCATGCATGGCGACTACCTGGCGATCGTGACCCTGGGCTTTGGTGAGATCATCCGCCTGGTGCTGAACAACTGGCTGTCATTCACCGGGGGCCCCAACGGCATGCCGGCGCCGTCGCCGACCTTCTTTGGCCTGGAGTTCGGCCGCCGGGCCAAGGACGGTGGGGTGCCCATCCACGAGTTCTTCGGATTCGATTACAACGCCAACCTCAAGTTCGTGTTCATCTACGCGGTGCTGTTCATCGTCGTGCTGGCGGTGTTGTACATCAAGCACCGACTGACCCGCATGCCGGTCGGCCGGGCCTGGGAAGCGCTGCGAGAAGATGAGATCGCCTGCCGTTCGATGGGCCTGAACCACGTACTGGTCAAGCTTTCGGCATTTACCCTGGGGGCTTCAACAGCAGGTCTGGCTGGCGTGTTCTTCGCCACCTACCAGGGCTTCGTAAACCCGTCGTCGTTCACCTTCTTCGAGTCGGCGCTGATTCTCGCGATCGTGGTGCTCGGCGGCATGGGCTCGACGGTGGGCGTGGTGATCGCCGCCTTCGTGCTGACCGTGGCACCGGAGCTGCTGCGCAGCTTCTCCGAATACCGGGTGCTGCTGTTCGGTGTGCTGATGGTGCTGATGATGATCTGGCGACCGCGAGGGCTGATCCGCATCAGCCGCGCCGGTGTGACCCCGCGTAAAGGAGTGGCGCCATGA
- a CDS encoding ABC transporter permease subunit: MDGIFLQQLINGLTLGSVYGLIAIGYTMVYGIIGMINFAHGEVYMISAYLAAISLALLAYFGVESFPLLMLGTLLFTIVVTGIYGFTIERIAYKPLRNSTRLAPLISAIGISLILQNYAQISQGARQQGVPTLLEGAWRVEVGTGFVQLTYTKIFILVAAFVGMALLTYVIKYTKLGRMCRATQQDRKMASILGINTDRVISYVFVIGAVMAALAGVLITMNYGTFDFYAGFIIGIKAFTAAVLGGIGSLPGAMLGGIILGISESLFSGLINSDYKDVFSFSLLVMILIFRPQGLLGRPLVAKV, from the coding sequence ATGGATGGTATTTTCCTGCAGCAACTGATCAATGGACTGACCCTCGGGTCTGTCTATGGTCTGATCGCCATCGGCTACACAATGGTCTATGGCATTATCGGCATGATCAACTTCGCGCACGGCGAGGTGTATATGATCTCCGCGTACCTCGCGGCGATCAGCCTGGCATTGCTGGCCTATTTCGGTGTCGAGTCGTTTCCGCTGCTGATGTTGGGAACCTTGTTGTTCACCATCGTCGTCACGGGCATCTACGGCTTCACCATCGAGCGCATCGCCTACAAGCCCCTGCGTAACTCCACCCGCCTGGCACCGCTGATCAGTGCCATCGGCATCTCGCTGATCCTGCAGAACTACGCGCAGATCAGCCAGGGCGCCCGCCAGCAAGGCGTGCCCACCCTGCTCGAAGGCGCCTGGCGCGTCGAAGTGGGTACCGGCTTCGTGCAACTGACCTACACCAAGATCTTCATCCTGGTGGCGGCCTTCGTCGGCATGGCCCTGCTCACCTATGTGATCAAGTACACCAAGCTCGGCCGCATGTGCCGCGCGACCCAGCAAGACCGCAAGATGGCCTCGATCCTGGGGATCAACACCGACCGGGTGATCTCCTATGTGTTCGTCATCGGTGCGGTGATGGCTGCGCTCGCAGGCGTACTGATCACCATGAACTACGGCACTTTCGATTTCTATGCCGGCTTCATCATTGGCATCAAGGCATTCACCGCCGCAGTGCTCGGCGGCATTGGCTCACTCCCTGGCGCCATGCTTGGCGGGATCATCCTGGGGATCTCCGAGTCGTTGTTCTCCGGCCTGATCAACTCCGACTACAAGGACGTGTTCAGTTTCTCACTGCTGGTGATGATTCTGATCTTCCGTCCCCAAGGCCTGTTGGGTCGCCCGCTCGTGGCTAAGGTGTGA
- a CDS encoding branched-chain amino acid ABC transporter substrate-binding protein, whose product MSQTFYKKGFLALAVASALGVSSFVQADVKIGVAGPMTGANAAFGEQYMKGAQAAADKINAAGGVNGEKIILVKGDDACEPKQAVAVANRLVDQDKVIGVVGHFCSSNTIPASEVYDEAGVIAITPGSTNPQVTERGLSAMFRMCGRDDQQGIVAGDYIVDVLKGKKVAVLHDKDTYGQGLADATKAQLEKRGVKPVLYEGLTRGEKDFSAVVTKIRSTGADVVYFGGLHPEAGPLVRQLREQGLKDVKFMSDDGIVTDELVATAGGAQYVNGVYMTFGADPRLLPDSKAVVEEFRKAGTEPEGYTLYAYASLQALAAAFNGAKSNKGEDAAKWLKANPVQTVMGEKKWDSKGDLTVSDYVVYQWDANGKYHQLEKQK is encoded by the coding sequence ATGTCGCAGACGTTTTACAAGAAAGGTTTCCTGGCTCTCGCCGTAGCTTCGGCACTGGGTGTTTCCTCGTTTGTTCAGGCCGATGTGAAGATCGGCGTCGCAGGCCCGATGACCGGTGCCAACGCAGCGTTTGGCGAGCAGTACATGAAAGGTGCCCAGGCGGCAGCCGACAAGATCAACGCCGCAGGTGGGGTCAACGGCGAGAAGATCATCCTGGTCAAGGGCGATGATGCCTGCGAACCGAAGCAAGCCGTGGCCGTGGCCAACCGCCTGGTCGACCAGGACAAGGTCATCGGCGTGGTCGGTCACTTCTGCTCCTCCAACACCATCCCGGCCTCCGAGGTCTATGACGAAGCCGGCGTGATCGCCATCACTCCAGGTTCCACCAACCCGCAGGTTACCGAGCGCGGGCTGTCGGCCATGTTCCGTATGTGCGGTCGTGACGACCAGCAGGGCATCGTGGCTGGCGACTACATCGTCGACGTGCTCAAGGGCAAGAAAGTCGCGGTCCTGCACGACAAGGACACCTACGGCCAAGGCCTGGCCGATGCGACCAAGGCGCAGCTTGAAAAGCGCGGCGTGAAGCCTGTGCTGTACGAAGGCCTGACCCGTGGCGAGAAGGACTTCAGCGCGGTGGTCACCAAGATCCGCTCCACCGGTGCCGACGTGGTCTACTTCGGTGGCCTGCACCCAGAAGCCGGCCCGCTGGTACGCCAACTGCGTGAACAAGGTCTGAAGGATGTGAAGTTCATGTCCGACGACGGCATCGTTACCGACGAACTGGTAGCCACCGCTGGCGGTGCCCAGTACGTCAACGGCGTGTACATGACCTTCGGTGCCGACCCGCGCCTGCTGCCGGACAGCAAGGCGGTGGTGGAGGAGTTCCGCAAGGCCGGTACCGAGCCTGAAGGCTACACCCTGTATGCCTACGCCTCGCTCCAGGCCCTGGCTGCCGCGTTCAACGGCGCCAAGTCGAACAAGGGTGAAGACGCCGCCAAGTGGCTCAAGGCCAACCCGGTCCAGACCGTCATGGGCGAAAAGAAGTGGGACAGCAAGGGTGACCTGACTGTCTCCGACTACGTGGTCTACCAGTGGGATGCCAACGGCAAGTACCACCAGCTGGAAAAACAAAAATAA
- the pncB gene encoding nicotinate phosphoribosyltransferase, with translation MSESAFAERIVHNLLDTDFYKLTMMQAVLHNYPDADVEWEFRCRNGEDLRPYLDEIRKAIEHLSDLSLDDGQLAFLERISFLKPDFLRFLGLFRFNLRYLHIGIEHDQLFLRLRGPWLHVILFEVPLLAIISEVRNRHLHPRMRLSEARDQLYRKFDWLRAHASDEELAELQVADFGTRRRFSGRVQEEVVRVLRDDFPARFVGTSNVDLAWKLDVRPLGTMAHEWIMAHQQLGPRLIDSQIAALDCWVREYRGLLGIALTDCITMDAFLTDFDLYFAKLFDGLRHDSGDPVAWAEKAIAHYRKLGIDPMTKTLVFSDGLNLTRALEIFRALRGRINVSFGIGTNLTCDIPGVAPMSIVLKMTDCNGSPVAKISDEAAKTQCRDENFVHYLRHVFKVPSKE, from the coding sequence ATGAGCGAGAGCGCATTTGCCGAGCGCATCGTGCACAACCTGCTCGACACCGATTTCTACAAGCTGACCATGATGCAGGCCGTCCTGCACAACTACCCGGATGCCGACGTGGAATGGGAGTTCCGCTGCCGCAACGGCGAGGACTTGCGCCCTTACCTCGACGAAATCCGCAAAGCGATCGAACACCTGAGCGACCTCTCCCTGGACGACGGTCAGCTCGCCTTTCTCGAGCGCATCAGCTTTCTCAAGCCAGACTTTCTGCGCTTTCTCGGCCTGTTCCGCTTCAACCTGCGCTACCTGCACATCGGCATCGAGCACGACCAGTTATTCCTGCGTCTGCGCGGCCCGTGGCTGCATGTGATCCTGTTCGAAGTGCCCCTACTGGCCATCATCAGCGAGGTGCGCAACCGCCATCTGCATCCGCGCATGCGCCTGAGCGAGGCGCGTGACCAGCTGTACCGCAAGTTCGACTGGCTACGCGCCCACGCCAGCGACGAAGAGCTGGCTGAACTGCAGGTAGCCGATTTCGGCACCCGTCGGCGTTTTTCCGGTCGTGTGCAGGAAGAAGTGGTGCGGGTATTGCGCGATGACTTTCCGGCGCGCTTCGTCGGTACCAGCAACGTAGACCTGGCCTGGAAGCTGGATGTCAGACCCTTGGGCACCATGGCCCATGAGTGGATCATGGCCCACCAGCAACTGGGCCCGCGACTGATCGACAGCCAGATCGCCGCGCTGGACTGCTGGGTCCGCGAATACCGTGGGCTGCTGGGGATCGCCTTGACCGACTGCATCACCATGGATGCATTCCTGACCGACTTCGACCTGTACTTCGCCAAGCTCTTCGACGGCCTGCGCCATGACTCCGGCGACCCGGTAGCCTGGGCGGAGAAGGCCATCGCCCACTACCGCAAACTGGGCATCGACCCGATGACCAAGACACTGGTGTTCTCCGACGGCCTGAACCTGACCCGTGCGCTGGAAATCTTCCGCGCCCTGCGCGGTCGCATCAATGTCAGCTTCGGGATCGGCACCAACCTCACCTGCGACATCCCTGGGGTGGCGCCGATGAGCATCGTGCTTAAAATGACCGACTGCAACGGCTCCCCGGTGGCCAAGATCTCCGACGAGGCCGCCAAGACCCAATGCCGTGACGAGAATTTCGTCCATTACCTGCGCCACGTATTCAAAGTCCCCAGCAAGGAGTAA
- a CDS encoding tyrosine-type recombinase/integrase yields MKVIAVRDRDLDLSNSILANGKYREQFLAQPEGSEPSVKVTGCGLIDDDEQLLPLVSSYLCRNYRNVSKADKTVLSYARRISYLLQDQKTKPEYENSRRDDLLLSIGLGSLEVYLGRLDGAGLAPKTVQGRDAAYNHFFSHHLCISLNGKPPLRTDNPYEHGPIRTGKANIKAIVQPCSMLELEQMILHTKSERERCMLQLIYDSGIRESEVPRITLQHIRDALEYQKLQYVSAECNIPVNADYSPLHVQGSKGKKNQIVPRITLVSRTTLERIENYHKTPLYHRYSQRIRDPKETPAFFNSHGKPYTTKSVEKLFERLSKRARKSRKITRKISAHKFRHGSAYLLLTSPDLGEDYFQRLGMLSIGHGHSYTTTTEGYAQIPHDIYQKLCTPDSLIKTKCGEMHVLRERTTIRIKTGDKK; encoded by the coding sequence ATGAAAGTGATTGCGGTGCGAGACAGAGATCTTGACCTAAGCAATTCCATCCTTGCCAATGGCAAATACCGAGAACAGTTCCTAGCTCAGCCAGAAGGCAGTGAACCATCCGTGAAGGTAACTGGGTGCGGGCTGATTGATGACGATGAACAGCTCCTCCCTCTGGTGTCCTCCTATCTGTGCCGGAACTACCGGAACGTCTCAAAGGCAGACAAAACCGTTCTGTCCTATGCCAGGCGTATTTCGTACCTACTTCAAGACCAGAAGACCAAACCCGAGTACGAGAACTCCCGCCGAGACGATCTCCTGCTGAGTATCGGGTTAGGTAGCCTAGAGGTGTACTTGGGTCGCCTGGATGGTGCGGGCCTTGCTCCCAAAACGGTGCAAGGCCGAGATGCCGCCTACAACCATTTCTTCAGCCACCATCTGTGCATCAGCCTGAATGGTAAGCCTCCGCTCCGGACTGACAATCCTTATGAGCACGGGCCGATTCGAACAGGTAAGGCGAATATCAAAGCAATCGTTCAGCCATGCAGCATGCTTGAGCTTGAACAGATGATCCTGCATACAAAATCAGAACGTGAGAGGTGCATGCTGCAGCTGATTTACGACTCGGGCATTCGAGAGTCTGAGGTTCCCCGCATAACGCTTCAGCACATTCGCGATGCGCTTGAGTACCAGAAGCTCCAGTACGTTTCCGCTGAGTGCAACATACCGGTGAATGCGGACTACAGCCCCTTGCATGTCCAAGGCAGCAAGGGCAAAAAAAATCAAATAGTCCCAAGGATAACGCTCGTCAGCAGGACGACACTGGAACGCATCGAGAACTACCACAAGACGCCGCTGTACCACCGCTATAGCCAGCGCATCAGAGACCCGAAAGAGACGCCTGCTTTCTTCAACTCACATGGGAAGCCTTACACCACTAAGAGCGTTGAAAAGCTGTTTGAGCGCCTCTCCAAGCGGGCGCGAAAGTCACGCAAGATCACGCGAAAGATCTCAGCACACAAGTTCCGACATGGTTCTGCGTACCTTCTGCTCACAAGCCCTGATCTTGGAGAGGATTATTTCCAGCGCCTGGGAATGCTTTCGATAGGGCATGGCCACTCGTATACCACCACGACTGAGGGGTATGCGCAGATCCCTCATGACATCTACCAAAAGCTCTGCACGCCAGATTCCCTCATCAAAACCAAGTGCGGAGAGATGCACGTTCTACGCGAGAGGACGACCATTCGCATCAAGACCGGAGATAAAAAATGA
- a CDS encoding site-specific integrase produces MSTTHQPPEDQADGQSRSESEASDQARRPKRKESEVTEAIEAWATQIKSSRQSLLNVQLSQRGKLSPAYTYLKDELETSGNTFNAREDILDSIIQRMIEEQIVIPDQPSIANEWRRKLLCWYEGLTEAEKQNVPVFGNTISSKASLFQVDGMKNLKWARSKFVIVEQTFQDILTDLTRLGVIKADYKNCKEREVEAELKKQQAAPKDSLTKALAELRLIGLSKYEDLVEDPNRPFSKLLHMFAAASLKSKSASGQQNYSDGFRLVTLHLSEVGFTGNEDPREYVTAHYLTRFRKYLTDQMEANILTSLYSQGVLSAVRSMLKRAVKIRGMGLTSFIDVEGFNTARETDEYRPYPKYARTAIQQACDMERLQTNELAKDYVPFHGGSDPLGEDGYLVRGMATLENARWIFENKLNGRMISRWSADPDDKYEQAFVRLLKIGGLGIAETYASWGVIYHVTSRMLAPYITRLAQVTGLNADSLKSLDIDDFVERHEVTHRPYLRYWKVRSGGGKVLHLDMMHADWTWYSRAQSIEIKKIFDEVIYLTHHIRERAEGPIKERLFIYESQKQSEFRKVKSFEDSTVINNVMNQLAMDHDLKTEDGQPLNISASRLRPSLVADLVALGLSVREIQVILGHKSIQATQSYLDKLEFNKTAREVNTKALTQIHKGTIIRDSQQVKPTPPAATSSPIIIRTGLVSCKDALNPPDEIKRLPSYKKGSKCSLLNKCLSCSNSIITVSNLPDLFAMQWDYTSIMSTSNVAETPYGAVIRENLEVLESILTPSDHGFTAEQLDEARRLAEHIIPSPLIETVSL; encoded by the coding sequence ATGAGCACCACTCATCAGCCGCCTGAGGATCAGGCAGACGGTCAATCTCGCAGCGAATCTGAGGCTTCCGACCAAGCCAGGCGTCCCAAGCGGAAAGAGTCCGAAGTCACCGAGGCAATTGAGGCGTGGGCCACGCAGATCAAGAGCAGTCGCCAATCCCTCCTGAACGTGCAGCTCTCGCAGAGAGGAAAGCTGAGCCCAGCCTACACGTATCTCAAGGATGAACTGGAGACAAGCGGCAACACCTTCAACGCGAGGGAAGACATCCTCGACTCGATCATCCAGCGGATGATCGAGGAGCAGATCGTGATCCCCGACCAGCCCTCAATCGCGAATGAGTGGCGCCGGAAGCTTCTCTGCTGGTACGAAGGCCTGACAGAGGCAGAGAAGCAAAACGTCCCAGTATTCGGCAATACCATCTCGTCGAAGGCCAGCTTGTTCCAGGTCGACGGGATGAAAAACCTGAAGTGGGCCCGCTCCAAATTCGTCATCGTTGAGCAGACCTTCCAAGACATCCTCACTGACCTCACGCGGCTTGGCGTCATCAAGGCAGACTACAAAAACTGTAAGGAACGAGAGGTCGAAGCCGAGCTTAAAAAACAGCAGGCCGCGCCAAAGGACTCCCTGACTAAGGCGCTCGCTGAGCTCAGGCTCATCGGACTCTCAAAGTACGAAGACCTGGTGGAGGATCCCAATAGGCCCTTCAGCAAGCTCCTGCACATGTTTGCTGCGGCGTCGCTGAAGTCGAAATCCGCATCCGGCCAGCAGAATTATAGTGATGGTTTCCGACTGGTGACCCTGCATCTGAGTGAGGTTGGCTTCACGGGAAATGAGGATCCTCGGGAGTACGTTACAGCACACTACCTGACGCGTTTCAGGAAGTACCTCACCGATCAAATGGAGGCCAACATACTTACGTCACTCTACTCACAGGGTGTCTTGTCGGCAGTCCGTTCGATGCTCAAGCGAGCAGTGAAGATTCGCGGAATGGGCCTCACATCATTTATTGATGTGGAAGGATTCAACACCGCTCGAGAGACGGATGAATATCGCCCATACCCGAAGTACGCACGAACGGCGATCCAGCAAGCTTGTGACATGGAGCGGCTACAGACTAACGAGCTAGCAAAGGACTATGTACCCTTCCATGGTGGCAGTGATCCGTTGGGTGAGGACGGATACCTTGTGAGAGGTATGGCCACCTTAGAGAACGCTCGCTGGATATTTGAGAACAAGCTCAACGGCAGGATGATTAGCCGGTGGTCGGCTGATCCTGATGACAAATATGAGCAAGCCTTTGTGCGGTTGCTGAAGATCGGCGGGCTAGGAATCGCTGAGACGTATGCCAGCTGGGGTGTTATTTACCATGTTACCTCGAGGATGCTGGCGCCATACATCACACGCCTTGCGCAGGTGACGGGGTTGAACGCGGACTCTCTCAAAAGCTTGGACATCGATGATTTCGTCGAGCGCCACGAGGTGACCCATCGCCCATACCTGCGTTACTGGAAAGTGCGCTCAGGTGGGGGGAAGGTTCTTCATCTCGACATGATGCACGCGGATTGGACATGGTACTCACGGGCACAAAGCATTGAGATCAAGAAGATCTTCGACGAGGTCATCTACCTGACCCACCACATTCGCGAGCGCGCTGAAGGGCCAATCAAAGAGAGGCTGTTCATCTACGAGTCGCAGAAGCAATCCGAATTCCGGAAGGTGAAGTCGTTCGAGGACTCAACTGTCATCAACAATGTGATGAACCAGTTAGCCATGGATCACGACCTCAAAACTGAGGACGGGCAGCCGCTGAATATCTCGGCTTCTCGACTGCGCCCGAGCCTCGTGGCCGACCTCGTAGCGCTAGGCCTATCGGTCAGGGAAATCCAGGTAATACTTGGGCACAAGTCGATACAAGCCACCCAGAGCTATCTCGACAAGCTCGAATTCAACAAAACAGCTCGTGAGGTCAACACCAAAGCGCTCACCCAAATTCACAAAGGCACGATTATTCGCGATAGCCAGCAGGTCAAGCCAACTCCCCCTGCGGCAACCTCATCGCCGATCATCATTCGGACGGGCCTCGTCAGTTGCAAGGATGCGCTTAACCCTCCTGATGAAATTAAAAGGCTGCCGAGCTACAAAAAAGGCAGTAAGTGCTCGCTGCTCAACAAGTGCCTGTCCTGTAGCAACTCCATCATCACTGTGTCGAATCTGCCCGACCTTTTTGCCATGCAGTGGGACTACACCTCGATTATGTCCACAAGCAACGTGGCAGAAACACCCTATGGCGCTGTCATCCGCGAGAACCTTGAGGTACTGGAAAGTATCCTCACGCCGTCTGACCACGGCTTCACAGCGGAGCAACTGGATGAGGCTCGTCGTCTGGCAGAGCACATCATCCCTAGCCCTCTGATTGAGACGGTCTCCCTGTGA
- a CDS encoding DUF7706 family protein yields MAIDPEEIRDQVIASREQMKQFVHNPPKCPKRSTPMSKLTQYSNVRVIFEIDGCQADAELSHGETMALAQFFKRAHWSEFRGCAIDDHEAYSIRAAVGKLQDALARSGYNPR; encoded by the coding sequence ATGGCCATCGATCCCGAAGAGATTCGTGATCAGGTGATAGCGTCACGAGAACAAATGAAGCAATTCGTCCACAATCCGCCAAAATGCCCCAAGAGGAGCACCCCCATGAGCAAGCTGACCCAGTACAGCAATGTCAGAGTGATTTTCGAGATCGATGGCTGCCAGGCGGACGCCGAGTTGAGCCACGGAGAGACTATGGCACTTGCCCAATTCTTTAAGCGGGCCCACTGGAGCGAGTTTCGTGGGTGCGCAATAGATGATCACGAAGCCTATTCAATCCGAGCTGCTGTCGGAAAGCTGCAGGATGCCCTGGCCCGTAGTGGTTATAACCCACGCTGA
- a CDS encoding helix-turn-helix domain-containing protein, which translates to MPLRHSLAAVLQSLRTQQGLSQQEISGLVRQQTISELEAARFTATIDTVRDLAISLNISPATLFAMVIAAENQQTTHQVLIDAIVEAEALGRANEIMERRPREIEHPRVTAAREKWKAVQALKKDGLTQAEVSRALGYSKGTVWRLWEREPGSCG; encoded by the coding sequence ATGCCGCTACGCCATTCTCTCGCCGCCGTGCTTCAGTCGCTGCGAACGCAGCAAGGCCTGTCTCAGCAGGAGATCTCCGGCCTGGTTCGTCAACAAACGATCAGCGAGCTGGAAGCTGCTCGCTTCACGGCCACCATTGATACCGTGAGGGATCTGGCCATTTCGTTGAACATCAGCCCAGCCACCCTGTTCGCCATGGTGATTGCTGCTGAGAATCAGCAGACAACACACCAGGTGCTGATCGACGCAATTGTGGAAGCGGAGGCCTTGGGCAGAGCCAACGAGATCATGGAACGACGGCCTCGCGAGATTGAGCATCCACGAGTCACGGCTGCCAGAGAGAAGTGGAAGGCAGTTCAAGCGCTGAAAAAAGACGGCCTCACCCAGGCTGAGGTGTCCCGTGCTCTGGGGTACTCGAAGGGCACTGTGTGGCGGCTTTGGGAGCGGGAGCCAGGCAGCTGCGGCTGA
- a CDS encoding DUF6957 family protein: MTDSSVEHELLQEGKISSAGTSLSRPEIEALLAERFPRRPYCLVEDWLLFHVDEPPESLARVRSAGLQPMFLYSHCVTYDSQGRFPPGGWVRSTLCKTYDGVCMFETRNTVYVLIGQGREQTASLKTIFGLF; this comes from the coding sequence GTGACTGATAGCTCTGTTGAGCACGAGTTGCTCCAGGAAGGAAAAATCTCTTCCGCTGGCACATCCCTGTCTCGACCTGAGATTGAGGCACTGCTCGCCGAACGCTTCCCCCGTAGACCGTACTGCCTTGTTGAGGACTGGCTTCTTTTCCACGTCGATGAGCCGCCTGAGTCGCTCGCGAGGGTTCGATCTGCAGGCCTGCAGCCGATGTTCCTGTACTCCCATTGCGTCACCTACGACAGCCAGGGGCGGTTCCCGCCTGGCGGATGGGTGCGGTCGACGCTGTGCAAGACCTATGACGGCGTATGCATGTTTGAGACACGGAACACGGTGTATGTGTTGATCGGCCAAGGTCGCGAGCAAACTGCCTCGCTCAAGACAATATTCGGATTATTTTGA